In one Brassica oleracea var. oleracea cultivar TO1000 chromosome C9, BOL, whole genome shotgun sequence genomic region, the following are encoded:
- the LOC106316311 gene encoding uncharacterized protein LOC106316311 isoform X1 yields the protein MSNKKARKLSETWVFWDINSFPVPKDCDARLVCSSIESALKKAGHCVDDLTITAIGNLNHTSQLYPDVLPAIFSTGVRLCHFPAEMERVRYPLSIDMERLYAKLGRGKTEDGGEEEGEEEEEEEEDYYADYEWDHLSV from the exons ATGAGTAACAAAAAGGCGAGGAAGCTGTCAGAAACATGGGTGTTCTGGGACATCAACAGCTTTCCGGTTCCCAAAGATTGTGATGCTCGTCTTGTCTGTTCGTCAATAGAATCAGCCTTGAAGAAGGCAGGCCACTGTGTAGATGATCTCACCATCACTGCCATTGGCAACCTCAATCACACCTCACAACTGTACCCTGATGTACTTCCGGCCATATTTTCCACTGGAGTTCGTCTTTGTCACTTCCCCGCG GAGATGGAGAGGGTGAGATATCCTTTAAGCATTGATATGGAGCGTCTTTATGCTAAATTAGGTAGAGGAAAAACTGAAGATGGTGGAGAAGAAGAGGGAGAAGAAGAAGAAGAAGAAGAAGAAGATTATTATGCTGATTATGAGTGGGATCACCTCTCCGTCTAG
- the LOC106316311 gene encoding uncharacterized protein LOC106316311 isoform X2 — MAKVLKAKSLTVLLSISKSRDHAEHEMERVRYPLSIDMERLYAKLGRGKTEDGGEEEGEEEEEEEEDYYADYEWDHLSV, encoded by the exons ATGGCGAAAGTTCTGAAGGCAAAATCTTTGACGGTTTTACTAAGCATATCAAAGAGTAGAGATCATGCGGAACAT GAGATGGAGAGGGTGAGATATCCTTTAAGCATTGATATGGAGCGTCTTTATGCTAAATTAGGTAGAGGAAAAACTGAAGATGGTGGAGAAGAAGAGGGAGAAGAAGAAGAAGAAGAAGAAGAAGATTATTATGCTGATTATGAGTGGGATCACCTCTCCGTCTAG